A genomic window from Candidatus Bathyanammoxibius amoris includes:
- a CDS encoding sulfurtransferase TusA family protein, whose amino-acid sequence MVASEAKGASDVTPHRKIDLKGEVCPYTFVKSKLALEEMRVGEILEVEVDHEPAVENVPKSMENEGQKVLAVEKIGESSWKMVFKKETD is encoded by the coding sequence ATGGTGGCAAGTGAGGCCAAAGGCGCCAGCGACGTAACCCCGCATCGCAAGATAGACCTGAAGGGCGAAGTTTGCCCGTATACATTCGTGAAGTCAAAGCTAGCGCTTGAGGAAATGAGGGTTGGGGAAATCCTTGAAGTAGAGGTAGACCATGAACCCGCGGTGGAGAACGTTCCGAAGAGCATGGAGAATGAAGGACAAAAGGTCCTGGCCGTCGAAAAGATAGGCGAGAGTAGCTGGAAGATGGTATTTAAAAAGGAGACAGATTAA
- a CDS encoding bifunctional nuclease family protein — protein MVRMELVRIVISETSDHQIIVLKESHGQRSFPIVIGLHEAWAIDRAVKGIPTPRPLTHDLLNSIMEGLGAGLSQIIISDLRNNTFYAKLMVRGNDDGVVEIDSRPSDAIALAMQRKTPIFVEEKVLEEVCKWNSP, from the coding sequence ATGGTCAGGATGGAACTAGTGAGGATAGTGATTTCTGAGACCAGCGACCATCAGATTATAGTTCTGAAGGAATCCCATGGCCAGCGGAGCTTCCCTATCGTCATTGGACTTCATGAGGCCTGGGCGATAGACCGTGCCGTGAAAGGGATACCGACGCCGAGGCCGCTCACGCACGACCTGCTCAACAGCATAATGGAGGGGCTGGGAGCGGGCCTTTCACAGATAATCATAAGCGACCTGAGAAACAACACCTTCTACGCCAAGCTGATGGTCAGGGGAAACGATGACGGGGTAGTTGAGATTGATTCCCGCCCCAGCGACGCCATTGCCCTGGCGATGCAGAGAAAGACGCCGATATTTGTTGAAGAAAAGGTCCTTGAAGAGGTCTGCAAGTGGAACAGTCCCTAA